The proteins below are encoded in one region of Bdellovibrio bacteriovorus:
- a CDS encoding HAD-IIB family hydrolase — translation MQNVSHFSERLQFLLTDIDDTLTDEGLLGPEAYTALWQLHEAGIHVIPVTGRPAGWCEMIARVWPVSGIVGENGGFYFRYHGKKMHRHFFFDEKTQSENRKKLNALEKEILQKVPGCDLASDQFCRLMDLAIDFCEDVAALPRAEVQKIVDIFHSHGAQAKVSSIHVNGWFGAYDKLTMSLKFLEKEFSVTADEAKKVCGFSGDSPNDEPMFAYFPHSFAVANIQNFIDQIKNKPTYVSQQRGGLGFTEIANAILKQK, via the coding sequence ATGCAAAATGTTTCTCACTTCTCTGAACGCCTGCAGTTTCTTCTGACTGATATCGATGACACTTTGACTGACGAAGGCCTTTTAGGTCCTGAAGCTTACACAGCTTTGTGGCAACTTCACGAGGCAGGAATCCACGTGATTCCGGTAACTGGCCGCCCTGCTGGGTGGTGTGAAATGATCGCCCGCGTTTGGCCCGTCAGCGGCATTGTCGGAGAAAACGGCGGATTCTACTTCCGCTATCACGGAAAAAAAATGCATCGTCACTTTTTCTTCGATGAAAAAACTCAAAGCGAGAATCGTAAAAAACTAAACGCGCTAGAAAAAGAAATTCTGCAAAAAGTTCCGGGCTGTGATTTAGCAAGCGACCAGTTTTGTCGTTTGATGGATTTAGCCATCGACTTTTGCGAAGATGTTGCCGCTTTGCCACGGGCCGAAGTTCAAAAAATTGTGGACATCTTTCACTCCCATGGCGCTCAGGCCAAAGTCAGCTCCATTCATGTGAATGGCTGGTTTGGCGCTTACGACAAGCTGACGATGTCACTCAAATTTTTAGAAAAAGAATTTTCCGTCACGGCCGACGAGGCCAAGAAAGTTTGCGGATTCAGTGGGGATTCCCCAAACGATGAGCCCATGTTTGCCTATTTCCCGCATAGCTTTGCGGTGGCGAACATTCAAAATTTCATTGATCAGATCAAAAACAAACCTACGTATGTGTCTCAACAAAGAGGCGGCTTGGGTTTCACAGAAATTGCGAACGCGATTCTTAAACAGAAATAA
- the topA gene encoding type I DNA topoisomerase, which translates to MAKKSEASDGIKLVVVESPTKAKTIRKFLGKDYVVESCMGHIRDLPQSAKDIPEKVKKEKWAQLGVNVDKNFEPLYCVPKDKTKVVKNLKDKLEEATELYLATDEDREGESISWHLLEVLKPKVPTKRMVFHEITKDAIQKALKDTREIDLNLVRAQEARRILDRLVGYTISPLLWKKVAYGLSAGRVQSVAVRLIVERELERIRFKKSAYWGVLAELSKDGVNFESRLQQYKNQRIATGKDFDGLTGQLTAGKDVLVLDEKLAAKLAADLKAGNWTVTEVEEKPTFRKPAPPFITSTLQQEANRKLGLSSRETMQVAQKLYEQGFITYMRTDSTFLSNEAITASRDSIGSKYGKEYLPPQPRTYAAKKVKGAQEAHEAIRPAGNQFMDPDETGLTGTQFRLYDLIWKRTIASQMVDARQKQVSAKIQVGEALFGASGMTIEFAGFLRAYVEGSDDPEADLAEREVRLPALKTKDSVKCAKLDPTSHETKPPARYTEASLVQTMEKEGIGRPSTYASVIGTIIDRGYVRKNGTALVPTFTAMIVSKLLSSYLSEYVDLGFTSEMEQSLDNIADGDLDWEKYLASVYKGPKGLRALVDTQEEKINPDEARTMTLEGMDRYKFHVGRYGAYVTTTRDGEDVSASLPDNESPADITPEIAEKLIDQKINGADALGKDPKTGLPIYVLNGRYGPYVQLGDVSPEDDKPKRASLPPNTQPEQVDLQMALDLLSLPKLLGTHPGTGKEIKAGLGRFGPFIVHDGDYRSIPKGESIFTITLERALEMLSQPKKGRGKAAPLKELGVYPETTDAVQVYNGPYGPYIKCGKVNVSLPEGTTPDTVTLEQAVALINEKGGPAKGKGKAKAKGKSAGAAKSAAPKAAPKKSLKQAETAKEKAQVLGVKKVVTRKSKK; encoded by the coding sequence ATGGCCAAAAAAAGTGAAGCATCTGATGGTATCAAGCTGGTCGTTGTGGAGTCCCCAACGAAGGCTAAGACCATTCGTAAATTCCTCGGGAAAGATTATGTGGTTGAGTCCTGCATGGGGCATATTCGTGATTTGCCACAATCTGCGAAAGACATTCCTGAAAAAGTAAAAAAAGAAAAATGGGCCCAACTTGGGGTCAATGTAGATAAGAACTTCGAACCTCTTTACTGCGTGCCTAAGGACAAGACTAAAGTCGTAAAGAACTTGAAGGACAAATTAGAAGAGGCCACGGAGCTTTACCTCGCGACCGATGAAGACCGCGAAGGGGAGTCTATCAGCTGGCACTTGCTTGAAGTTTTAAAGCCCAAAGTTCCAACAAAGCGCATGGTGTTTCACGAGATCACTAAAGACGCGATTCAGAAAGCTTTGAAGGATACGCGCGAAATCGATTTGAACCTGGTGCGTGCGCAAGAAGCGCGTCGTATTTTGGATCGTTTGGTGGGTTACACGATTTCTCCACTTTTGTGGAAGAAAGTAGCTTACGGTCTGTCTGCGGGTCGCGTGCAGTCCGTGGCAGTTCGCCTGATCGTTGAAAGAGAACTTGAGCGCATTCGTTTTAAAAAATCCGCTTACTGGGGAGTTCTTGCTGAACTTTCTAAAGATGGTGTGAACTTTGAATCTCGTCTGCAACAGTACAAGAATCAAAGAATCGCAACGGGTAAAGACTTCGATGGGCTTACGGGTCAGTTGACGGCCGGAAAAGATGTTCTAGTCCTTGATGAAAAATTAGCAGCAAAACTTGCGGCCGATTTGAAAGCGGGGAACTGGACAGTTACGGAAGTTGAAGAAAAACCAACTTTCAGAAAACCGGCACCGCCATTTATCACTTCGACTTTGCAACAAGAGGCGAACAGAAAATTAGGTTTGAGTTCGCGTGAAACCATGCAAGTGGCTCAAAAACTTTACGAGCAAGGTTTCATCACTTATATGCGTACGGATTCTACGTTCTTGTCGAACGAAGCAATCACGGCATCTCGTGATTCTATTGGCAGCAAGTACGGTAAAGAGTATTTACCACCGCAACCACGCACTTACGCGGCGAAAAAAGTCAAAGGCGCGCAAGAGGCCCATGAAGCGATTCGTCCTGCTGGAAATCAGTTTATGGATCCGGATGAAACAGGTCTGACAGGCACTCAATTCCGCCTTTATGATTTGATCTGGAAACGTACGATTGCATCGCAAATGGTGGATGCTCGTCAGAAACAAGTCAGTGCAAAAATTCAAGTGGGTGAAGCTTTGTTCGGGGCTTCTGGTATGACGATTGAGTTTGCCGGTTTCCTTCGCGCTTACGTCGAAGGCAGTGATGATCCGGAAGCAGATTTGGCAGAACGCGAAGTGCGTTTGCCAGCTCTGAAAACAAAAGACAGCGTGAAGTGTGCGAAGCTGGATCCGACATCTCATGAAACAAAGCCACCGGCTCGTTACACAGAGGCCAGCCTTGTACAGACTATGGAAAAAGAAGGTATCGGTCGTCCGTCGACGTACGCCTCTGTCATCGGAACTATTATTGATCGTGGTTATGTTCGTAAAAATGGCACGGCTCTAGTTCCGACATTCACGGCGATGATTGTTTCAAAACTTTTGAGCAGCTATCTTTCTGAATACGTCGATTTGGGTTTTACTTCTGAAATGGAACAAAGCCTGGATAATATCGCGGATGGCGATTTAGATTGGGAAAAGTACCTAGCTTCGGTTTATAAAGGCCCTAAAGGTCTGCGTGCGCTCGTTGATACTCAAGAAGAAAAAATCAATCCGGATGAAGCGCGTACGATGACTTTGGAAGGCATGGATAGATATAAATTCCACGTCGGTCGCTACGGTGCTTACGTCACAACGACTCGTGATGGGGAAGATGTCAGTGCTTCTTTGCCGGATAATGAATCTCCAGCAGACATCACTCCTGAGATCGCAGAAAAGCTGATTGATCAAAAAATCAATGGGGCCGATGCTTTAGGAAAAGACCCAAAAACAGGCTTGCCGATTTATGTGTTGAACGGCCGTTATGGTCCTTATGTTCAGTTGGGTGATGTGAGTCCTGAAGATGACAAACCGAAACGGGCGTCTCTTCCGCCGAACACACAGCCAGAGCAAGTGGATTTGCAAATGGCCTTGGATCTTTTGTCTTTGCCAAAACTTTTGGGAACTCACCCAGGGACCGGCAAAGAGATCAAAGCGGGCTTAGGTCGCTTCGGACCTTTTATCGTGCATGACGGTGACTATCGTTCGATTCCTAAGGGCGAAAGCATTTTCACAATCACGCTGGAGCGCGCTCTTGAGATGCTGAGCCAGCCGAAAAAGGGTCGTGGAAAAGCAGCTCCTTTAAAAGAGCTTGGTGTTTATCCTGAGACTACAGACGCAGTCCAAGTTTATAACGGACCTTACGGACCATATATTAAATGCGGAAAGGTGAACGTGTCTCTGCCAGAGGGAACAACTCCGGACACAGTGACCTTGGAACAAGCGGTCGCTCTTATCAACGAAAAGGGTGGACCCGCGAAGGGCAAAGGAAAGGCCAAAGCCAAGGGTAAAAGTGCGGGCGCGGCGAAATCCGCAGCTCCCAAAGCGGCTCCGAAAAAGTCTTTAAAGCAAGCTGAGACGGCGAAAGAAAAAGCGCAAGTCTTAGGTGTCAAAAAAGTAGTCACTCGCAAGTCAAAAAAGTAA
- a CDS encoding S41 family peptidase yields the protein MSSFSNGVKGFIIAGSLAVSSLASAQLKEGLECRYLTVIEQGFLANHVKYSNRDTELQVRVMDQYLKRLDPSKIYLTQADVDSIKKTAGNVFDKTKNRDCSFLEATQKIVLQRVQDRAEFAKKYLGKDFKFDAQTEFTFDPDKKPWPKDSNEANEYLKKYIQFQIGNYLATDMKLDEAKKNVAKNYERAVKRTQETSLDDLFSGYLDSFARALDPHSSFFSRDVLEDFEIQMRLSLEGIGATLSSQDGFTVVEQLVPGGAAAKSGLIEPQDKIIAVGQEKGPMENVIDMDLKDVVKKIRGNKGTKVRLTILRKSGDAKNRFDVTLTREKVNLEDEAASIIYQDKEINGQKKKLGIINFPSFYADSRRGGRSSASDMKKLIKEANEKKVDGLVLDLSNNGGGSLEDAVKIAGLFFQTGNVVKQSSKNEGRAESALRDTDPAVDWAGPLVVLTSRISASASEIVSGTLQDYKRAVIVGGDHTYGKGSVQSVLPIPNNLGAIKVTVGMFFIPGGKSTQHRGVDADVVLPGPFSTDDIGEKYMDYSLPPKTIEAFLSPDAYVKEGPGTWKELKSDWIKSLKERSADRVAKNDEFKKIVDELNKAKARGKLIRVSEVLKDKNEKDKKEKAKKTASKAKKNEEYLKRPDIQEAENVLLDLIQLQEGKALVPPKQASAK from the coding sequence ATGAGTTCATTCTCAAATGGCGTTAAAGGTTTCATTATTGCCGGCTCTTTAGCCGTTTCCTCTTTGGCATCTGCCCAGTTGAAAGAGGGCTTAGAGTGCCGATATCTTACTGTGATCGAACAAGGTTTCTTAGCGAATCACGTGAAATATTCTAACCGCGATACAGAATTGCAAGTTCGCGTGATGGATCAATATCTGAAGCGTTTAGATCCTTCCAAAATTTATTTAACTCAAGCCGATGTTGATTCCATTAAAAAAACAGCCGGAAATGTTTTTGATAAAACGAAAAACCGTGACTGTTCATTCTTAGAAGCCACTCAGAAAATCGTTCTGCAAAGAGTGCAAGATCGCGCGGAGTTTGCAAAAAAATATCTGGGCAAAGATTTTAAATTCGATGCGCAAACGGAATTTACTTTTGATCCGGATAAAAAACCTTGGCCTAAAGACTCTAATGAAGCCAATGAGTATTTGAAAAAATACATTCAGTTCCAGATTGGTAACTATCTAGCGACCGACATGAAACTTGATGAAGCCAAAAAGAATGTAGCTAAGAACTACGAGCGTGCAGTGAAGAGAACTCAAGAAACTTCATTGGATGATTTATTCTCTGGCTATCTTGATTCTTTCGCGAGAGCTTTAGATCCACATTCCAGCTTCTTCTCTCGTGACGTGCTTGAAGACTTTGAAATCCAAATGCGCCTTTCTTTGGAAGGTATTGGGGCGACACTTTCTTCTCAGGACGGTTTCACAGTTGTTGAACAACTTGTACCTGGTGGCGCCGCTGCGAAATCAGGTTTGATTGAACCTCAAGATAAAATCATCGCTGTTGGTCAGGAAAAAGGACCGATGGAAAACGTGATCGACATGGATTTAAAAGACGTTGTCAAAAAAATCCGTGGTAACAAAGGCACGAAAGTGCGTTTGACGATCTTGCGTAAATCCGGTGATGCGAAAAATCGTTTCGATGTTACTTTGACTCGTGAAAAAGTAAATCTTGAAGACGAAGCAGCTTCTATCATTTATCAAGATAAAGAAATCAACGGTCAGAAGAAGAAATTGGGTATCATCAACTTCCCATCTTTCTATGCGGATTCTCGCCGTGGGGGGCGCTCTTCAGCTTCTGATATGAAAAAGCTGATCAAAGAAGCGAACGAAAAGAAAGTTGATGGCTTGGTGCTCGATCTTTCTAATAACGGTGGTGGATCACTTGAAGACGCGGTGAAAATCGCCGGTCTGTTCTTCCAAACTGGAAACGTTGTAAAACAATCTTCTAAAAACGAAGGTCGTGCAGAGTCTGCATTGCGTGATACGGATCCGGCTGTGGACTGGGCGGGACCGCTTGTCGTTTTGACCAGCCGTATTTCTGCTTCCGCTTCAGAGATTGTGTCTGGAACTTTGCAAGATTATAAACGGGCCGTGATCGTCGGTGGCGACCACACTTACGGTAAAGGTTCTGTTCAATCGGTATTGCCGATTCCAAATAATTTGGGCGCGATTAAAGTCACTGTAGGTATGTTCTTCATCCCTGGTGGCAAGTCGACTCAGCACCGTGGTGTTGATGCCGACGTGGTTCTTCCGGGTCCATTCAGCACGGATGATATCGGTGAAAAGTACATGGATTACTCTTTGCCTCCGAAAACTATCGAGGCGTTCTTGTCTCCAGATGCTTACGTGAAAGAAGGCCCTGGAACTTGGAAAGAGCTGAAGTCCGATTGGATCAAGTCATTGAAAGAAAGATCTGCGGATCGCGTTGCTAAAAACGATGAGTTCAAAAAGATCGTTGATGAGTTGAACAAAGCCAAAGCGCGCGGAAAATTAATCCGTGTCAGCGAAGTGCTAAAAGATAAAAACGAAAAAGATAAAAAAGAAAAAGCGAAAAAGACTGCTAGTAAGGCTAAGAAAAATGAAGAGTACTTAAAGCGACCTGATATTCAGGAAGCGGAAAATGTACTTCTTGATTTGATTCAGCTGCAAGAGGGGAAAGCTCTCGTGCCCCCCAAACAAGCCAGCGCCAAGTAG
- a CDS encoding thiamine pyrophosphate-dependent dehydrogenase E1 component subunit alpha, producing the protein MSKKTTVKAGSKSAAKKSVKTSAKTAVKASKKASAKADNFGGLSEDLLLRIHDLMVKSRVLEERLIKIYKAGEAYFWIGGPGEEAFGVPLGLLARKGQGPAYDWFHLHYRCTPTMVALGMNMVDSIRLIMNRATDPSTGGRNFANHYCFPQWNVAPVTSPIEVQYPLACGTAHVQKRFGKKALSIVTGGDAGTAEGDFASALILASRKGQELPVLITVQNNKFGISTPFEGQHGETHIADRAKAFNIRARVINGNDPVETYLAMQEEMEYIRKTGKPSFIEAHVSRLYGHSSADGANKKAHLLDPVFTFENRLIDAGILTEKAAKKIWEIYEAEGVAAQEQARTEPVPTPESVWEHVYVDSENADWRKF; encoded by the coding sequence ATGTCTAAAAAGACCACTGTGAAAGCTGGCAGTAAGTCTGCGGCTAAGAAGTCTGTGAAGACTTCGGCTAAGACGGCTGTGAAGGCTTCTAAGAAAGCTTCGGCCAAAGCGGATAACTTTGGTGGGTTGTCGGAAGATCTTTTACTTCGTATTCATGATTTGATGGTGAAATCGCGCGTTCTTGAAGAGCGTTTGATTAAAATCTATAAAGCGGGTGAAGCTTATTTCTGGATCGGTGGACCTGGTGAGGAAGCTTTTGGTGTTCCGCTCGGGTTGTTGGCTCGTAAGGGGCAAGGGCCTGCTTATGATTGGTTCCACTTGCACTACCGTTGTACTCCGACGATGGTGGCTTTAGGAATGAACATGGTGGATTCGATTCGTTTGATTATGAATCGTGCGACAGATCCTTCAACAGGTGGTCGTAACTTTGCCAATCACTATTGCTTCCCTCAGTGGAACGTAGCTCCTGTGACTTCTCCTATCGAAGTTCAGTATCCATTGGCTTGCGGTACGGCTCACGTGCAAAAGCGCTTTGGTAAAAAAGCTCTTTCGATTGTGACTGGTGGTGATGCGGGTACGGCGGAAGGTGATTTCGCTTCGGCATTGATTCTAGCTTCTCGTAAGGGACAAGAGCTTCCGGTTCTTATCACTGTTCAAAATAATAAATTCGGTATCTCGACTCCGTTTGAAGGTCAGCATGGTGAAACGCACATTGCGGATCGCGCGAAGGCTTTCAACATTCGTGCTCGTGTGATCAACGGGAATGATCCTGTTGAGACCTACTTGGCGATGCAAGAAGAGATGGAATACATCCGTAAAACAGGTAAGCCTTCGTTTATCGAGGCTCACGTCAGTCGTTTGTATGGTCACTCCTCGGCCGATGGAGCTAATAAGAAAGCTCACTTGTTAGATCCGGTTTTCACTTTTGAAAATCGCCTGATCGACGCTGGAATCTTGACTGAAAAAGCAGCGAAGAAAATCTGGGAAATCTACGAAGCAGAAGGTGTAGCGGCTCAAGAGCAAGCTCGTACCGAGCCCGTACCGACACCAGAATCTGTTTGGGAACATGTTTACGTTGATAGCGAAAATGCAGACTGGAGAAAATTCTAA
- a CDS encoding alpha-ketoacid dehydrogenase subunit beta, with protein sequence MASVAQAIRMALHYGETNLGVKDIFGQDVGAPLGGVFTATQGLKTAWNSPLDERGIIGMAMGIAMGGDKCVAEIQFADYIFNTIDLLKIAGNTLWCTNGQVQLPMVVMTPVGAGIFGSVYHSHSFDAWASRLPGWKIVMPSNPLDAYGLMLAAIKDPNPVLYLKSKALMRHKGDELIPGEPSDEKELKAMIDKPVQNAEGWKPRWPDLEEYIVPIGKGKITHAGEHITVVTYSRMVHLCDEVAHKLAGEGISVEVIDLRSIYPYDWQMIKSSIEKTGRVLFVNEDTEVTNFGEHLAYRATQELFYQLMARPRVLAGKNLPGIGLHPNLEKNSVPQLHDIETAIREVVAEVP encoded by the coding sequence ATGGCAAGCGTAGCACAAGCTATCAGAATGGCCCTTCACTACGGTGAAACTAATTTGGGCGTAAAAGATATTTTCGGACAAGACGTGGGAGCTCCACTCGGTGGTGTTTTCACGGCGACTCAAGGCCTTAAGACAGCGTGGAATTCTCCGCTTGATGAGCGTGGTATCATTGGTATGGCGATGGGTATTGCGATGGGTGGCGACAAGTGTGTGGCTGAAATCCAATTTGCAGACTACATCTTTAACACAATCGACCTCTTAAAAATTGCTGGAAACACTTTGTGGTGTACGAACGGTCAAGTTCAGTTGCCAATGGTTGTGATGACTCCGGTAGGTGCTGGGATTTTCGGATCTGTCTATCACTCTCACTCATTTGATGCGTGGGCGTCTCGTCTTCCAGGTTGGAAAATCGTGATGCCATCAAATCCTTTGGATGCTTACGGCTTGATGCTGGCAGCGATCAAAGATCCAAATCCAGTGTTGTATCTTAAATCAAAAGCTTTGATGCGCCATAAGGGTGACGAATTGATCCCTGGTGAGCCTTCAGACGAAAAAGAATTAAAAGCGATGATTGATAAGCCTGTGCAAAACGCCGAAGGCTGGAAACCTCGCTGGCCGGATTTGGAAGAGTACATCGTTCCAATCGGTAAGGGTAAAATCACTCATGCAGGTGAGCACATCACGGTTGTTACTTACAGTCGTATGGTTCATCTCTGTGATGAAGTGGCTCACAAACTTGCGGGCGAAGGTATCTCTGTTGAAGTGATTGATCTTCGTTCGATCTATCCTTATGACTGGCAGATGATTAAATCTTCTATTGAAAAAACGGGTCGCGTTCTTTTCGTGAACGAAGATACTGAAGTGACAAACTTCGGTGAGCACTTGGCTTATCGTGCAACACAAGAGCTATTCTATCAATTGATGGCGCGCCCTCGTGTTCTTGCTGGTAAAAACTTGCCAGGTATTGGTTTGCATCCAAATCTAGAAAAGAATTCCGTTCCTCAGTTGCATGATATTGAAACGGCAATTCGCGAAGTTGTGGCGGAAGTACCTTAA
- a CDS encoding class I SAM-dependent methyltransferase produces MAKMDLAHKKKVRRRVNKKSSKVHFDKYELYRKAVQSAENDVVFIRDTYKELKGKNPRTFREDFCGTFALSTEWIKLNPRHESVGIDLDPEPMAYGRQNYLVKLRPEQQRRMKLIEGNVLDPNLPKADIIAAMNFSYFCFKQREVIKKYFVNALKSLNKDGMFLVDIFGGSQCYDAIEDTIKHEGFTYYWDQTNFDPVTNEALFHIHFRVGGKKIEQVFTYDWRIWTIPEIRDIMMEAGFRKTHVYWEGTAKDGSGDGNFTRVDHGEACQSWIAYVVGEK; encoded by the coding sequence ATGGCAAAAATGGATCTGGCTCATAAGAAAAAAGTTCGCCGTCGTGTGAACAAAAAAAGTTCGAAGGTTCACTTCGACAAATACGAACTTTATCGTAAGGCTGTTCAATCCGCTGAAAACGATGTGGTTTTTATCCGTGATACTTACAAAGAGTTGAAAGGGAAGAACCCACGCACATTCCGTGAAGACTTCTGCGGAACTTTTGCGCTTTCGACAGAGTGGATTAAACTCAATCCTCGTCACGAGTCGGTCGGGATTGATCTAGATCCAGAACCGATGGCTTACGGACGTCAGAACTATCTTGTTAAACTGCGTCCGGAACAGCAACGCCGTATGAAGTTGATCGAAGGCAACGTTCTTGATCCGAACTTGCCAAAGGCAGACATTATCGCTGCAATGAACTTTTCTTACTTCTGCTTTAAGCAGCGTGAAGTGATCAAAAAGTATTTCGTGAATGCATTAAAGTCTTTGAATAAAGACGGCATGTTCTTAGTGGATATTTTCGGTGGCAGTCAGTGTTACGATGCTATTGAAGACACCATCAAGCATGAAGGTTTCACTTATTACTGGGATCAAACGAACTTCGATCCGGTGACGAATGAAGCTCTTTTCCACATTCACTTCCGTGTGGGTGGAAAAAAGATCGAACAAGTTTTCACTTATGACTGGAGAATTTGGACGATCCCTGAAATTCGCGACATCATGATGGAGGCGGGTTTCAGAAAAACGCATGTTTATTGGGAAGGAACCGCGAAAGATGGTTCCGGTGATGGAAACTTCACTCGTGTCGATCACGGGGAAGCTTGTCAAAGTTGGATTGCCTACGTCGTAGGTGAAAAATAG
- a CDS encoding c-type cytochrome, with amino-acid sequence MKQHRAILSTLGLLLILCAPTTHAEMPPSTPARIEAGKALYQKNCLACHGEKGDGAGPAGKMMKPKPRDFKHATFVNGDKPENVLKTIGDGIPGTAMAPFKTLSEDERASLAYYVLFLKNGK; translated from the coding sequence ATGAAACAACATCGCGCGATCCTATCCACCCTCGGACTATTGCTAATTCTTTGTGCGCCAACGACGCACGCAGAAATGCCCCCCTCCACTCCCGCACGCATCGAAGCTGGAAAAGCGCTGTATCAGAAAAACTGCTTAGCCTGTCACGGTGAAAAGGGAGATGGCGCAGGTCCCGCAGGGAAAATGATGAAACCCAAACCTCGCGACTTTAAACATGCGACATTCGTGAATGGTGATAAGCCAGAAAATGTACTTAAAACGATCGGCGACGGCATTCCAGGAACTGCGATGGCACCATTTAAGACCTTAAGCGAAGACGAAAGAGCTTCCTTAGCTTACTATGTTTTGTTTCTGAAAAATGGAAAATAA
- a CDS encoding methyl-accepting chemotaxis protein: MKVSLETKIAVLITIPLFAFVALSGFYIHNNWRSYKEANNTLVITQLFASTAKLVKELQSERANVGLILIGTQNLEEIQAKRQSLDSSLEKFRSLLYESSLPEEMKMSQLKMAEDLAHVRKAVDTEISGEVFESYDGLVSRLIHFEILVARQISLAHVQSNLININILEQSRESGARLQSMLLPILLSNAPLSTTNVGKMEKLYNGVVGNIDNPLLDISPEVKQSLEAFRQNEDWQMISMIYEAIIAKSAEGQYGLDLGGFNEAMAKAVLLLDGPIDQILVEIKGQVNVVTQNAIRSALIMSGIILVSLLVIFIVVKSFTAKLSRTLVNIAENLLSNAENVAHASEGMALTAETLSAATSVQSQSLQQTTDSVENISTTIGLNAQNGVQASVLSGSAKSAAEKGESEISKLIAAMEDIAGSSKRIEEIVTVIDDIAFQTNLLALNAAVEAARAGEQGKGFAVVAEAVRSLAQRSASSAKEISDLIKDNVEKSHHGSEVAHSSKVALSEIIDYVNKVASINSEIATASQEQSRGIEEITHAMTSLDDITQKNNQTSEQAVKSAESLAAQSVGLKDAINSLVDLVHGGKSHPQS, from the coding sequence ATGAAGGTCAGTTTAGAGACGAAGATAGCTGTGCTTATCACCATTCCGCTTTTTGCTTTCGTCGCTTTAAGTGGATTCTATATTCATAATAATTGGCGCAGTTATAAAGAGGCCAATAATACACTCGTCATAACACAGCTTTTTGCCTCCACCGCAAAACTTGTTAAGGAATTGCAGTCTGAAAGAGCCAACGTGGGCCTGATCTTAATCGGGACCCAGAATCTGGAGGAGATTCAAGCGAAACGTCAAAGTTTGGATTCGTCTTTAGAGAAATTTCGATCTCTGCTTTATGAAAGCTCCTTGCCCGAAGAAATGAAAATGTCGCAGTTGAAGATGGCCGAAGACCTGGCGCATGTTCGTAAGGCTGTGGATACTGAGATTTCCGGTGAAGTATTTGAAAGCTATGATGGCTTGGTTTCGCGATTGATCCATTTTGAAATTTTAGTGGCGCGACAGATCTCTTTAGCGCATGTGCAGTCCAATCTTATCAATATTAATATCCTGGAACAGTCCCGTGAATCCGGAGCGCGCTTGCAGTCCATGCTGCTTCCGATTTTATTGTCGAATGCACCGTTAAGCACCACCAATGTCGGAAAGATGGAAAAGCTGTATAACGGCGTCGTGGGGAATATTGATAATCCCTTGTTAGATATCTCTCCTGAGGTCAAACAAAGTCTTGAGGCTTTTCGCCAGAATGAAGATTGGCAGATGATTTCGATGATCTATGAGGCGATCATTGCTAAATCAGCCGAGGGTCAGTACGGATTGGATCTTGGTGGGTTTAATGAAGCCATGGCAAAGGCCGTTTTGCTTTTGGATGGGCCGATTGACCAGATTTTAGTTGAAATCAAAGGGCAGGTGAATGTTGTTACTCAGAATGCCATCCGCTCAGCTCTGATTATGTCGGGAATTATTCTGGTTTCGTTATTGGTGATATTTATCGTGGTAAAGAGTTTCACCGCGAAGCTTTCTCGCACTTTGGTGAATATTGCAGAAAATCTGTTGTCGAATGCCGAAAATGTGGCGCATGCCTCGGAAGGTATGGCTCTGACGGCAGAGACTTTATCGGCAGCGACGTCAGTTCAATCGCAATCTTTACAGCAAACCACTGACAGTGTTGAAAATATCTCAACGACAATTGGTTTGAATGCGCAAAACGGTGTACAGGCCAGTGTGCTTTCAGGATCAGCAAAGTCAGCAGCGGAAAAAGGTGAAAGTGAAATCTCTAAATTGATTGCTGCGATGGAGGATATCGCAGGCAGTTCCAAGCGCATTGAAGAGATTGTCACAGTTATTGATGACATCGCTTTTCAGACAAATCTTTTAGCCTTGAATGCGGCTGTAGAGGCTGCTCGGGCGGGAGAGCAAGGAAAAGGTTTTGCCGTCGTCGCAGAAGCCGTTCGCAGCTTGGCACAAAGAAGTGCTTCTTCAGCAAAGGAAATCAGTGATTTGATCAAAGACAATGTCGAGAAATCTCATCACGGTTCTGAAGTCGCGCACTCCAGTAAAGTCGCTCTGTCGGAGATCATTGATTACGTAAATAAAGTCGCTTCGATCAACTCAGAAATTGCGACCGCCAGTCAAGAGCAGTCTCGTGGCATTGAGGAAATTACGCACGCCATGACCAGTCTTGATGATATCACTCAGAAGAACAATCAAACGAGCGAACAAGCCGTGAAATCCGCAGAGTCGTTGGCTGCTCAGTCCGTGGGACTTAAGGATGCGATCAACTCGTTGGTGGACTTGGTTCATGGAGGCAAATCACATCCTCAAAGCTGA